In Methanobacterium sp., the sequence ACACCAATTAGAAGTGCAATTTTGTCTGCAACAAATCTTACCCCAAATGGATATGATTGCATCTTTCTTATACCCATGGTTTGACATGGAATTGCAACAGTACCTACTTTTTCAAGACCATATTGCCTTACAGCTTCTTTTAGTGCCCACACATTCGGTGAAAACGTGTATTTAGTGCCTGCTGCCGCTAAAATTTCATCAGAGGTCATAGCAACCATTGGTTCTGGTTTCCACATATTTTTTCCAGGTCCTGCTACAACTGCACCGTCTATAATTTTTTCATCAAGAGCAAAAGATAGGAGTGCTGTTACTATTCCTCCGTCCTGTGAAATTTTCTGGATCTGTTTATCAGTTGATCTTGCAGAAAGTGCTTCTTTATATGTTCCTAATACCATTTTTAAGCCCCCTATAATCCTGTATCCTTTTTAATTCTTTCCATTGGCCACCAGCTTCTTGGACACTGGATGTAACATACACCGCATTTTACGCATCTATCACTGTTTAACTCTGGTCTTCCATCAGTCATGTCTAATGCACGGGTCTGACAGGCCATTGCGCATGTTCCACACCCAATACACAGTGCCTGATTCACGATTTTAAGTTGAAGATCACATCCACATGCTTCTGTGTAACCTACAAGATCCATCATTGGTTGCAGGTAGTCCATATCATTGTTTAAAACAGCTACAACTGTCTTAGCAATTATTTCTGGTGATGGCGGGCATCCTGGAATTGATAAATCCACATTCACTACATCTGCTATTGGTACAAATGATTCATGAGCTGGTTGTGCCTGCTGTCCACCCCTGGAGTATCTGGTGAAACATCCTGTTGCAGCACAGGACCCAAATGCTACTACTAATCCTGCTTTTTCACGAACTTCTTTTATTTCGTGTAAACTGTGTTCGTCCTGCAGACAAACTGACCCTTCTACTAATGCTATATCCATTTCTGGTATGTCCCATCGGTCAACCAGTGTCTGTCCATATACTATATCTACCATTTCAGTAAGTAAAGGTGCTAAAATGTCATAATTTTCGCTTAATGACATAACATCTCCGGTACATCCGCTTAAATGGATGTAACCTATTTTTGGTTTCGGTTTTTCTTCAGCCACTTTTTCAACCTCCTCTTTCGAAACTACTTCTCCTGCATCAGATGGCTTTGATTCCATTCCTAAAAATTCTTTAATTCGGGCTAACATATGCTAAACCCCTATTTCTTTTAAAATGATTTTAATGGCCCTGGGAACTGCTTCCTCCACACTTTCAGTTAACCCCATTTTTACATCGGGTGCAGAGACAGATTCTGGCTGGCATCCAATTACGAAAACTTCGCATTTTTTACTTAGCTCATGCAGTGGTTCTTCTACAGACCATGAGTGAGCATCGTCGTACCGTCCCCTTGGAAGCTCTGTTACCTCAAATCTTCGCACTGTTCCAGGTTCTGCGCCTGAATTAACCACATCCACCACTATAAGTTTCTTCCATGATTCGTGAGGAAGAGAGAATATGAAATGTGGTGCGCTGGTCCCTGCATCTACAAGCATTGTGTTTTCTGGAAGTTCATGTTCCTTGAAATATTCCTGTAAGGTCTCAATTACTCTTGGTCCAAATCCGTCATCTTCAAACAGGACATTTCCACAGCCAACTACTAAAATCTCCGCGTCGTATGGCATTTTTATTCCCTATAATCTGACCATTTTGCTTTTTATGACACTCTTGTCCTCATCATCAATTACAATCATATGGGTAGCACATGAAAGACAAGGGTCGTATCCTCTAATTACATGAGGGCCGTACTCGTGGTGGAATCCTTCAGTTGCAGGGCCCATGGTTGGAATGTTCCAGGTTGTA encodes:
- the frhG gene encoding coenzyme F420 hydrogenase subunit gamma gives rise to the protein MLARIKEFLGMESKPSDAGEVVSKEEVEKVAEEKPKPKIGYIHLSGCTGDVMSLSENYDILAPLLTEMVDIVYGQTLVDRWDIPEMDIALVEGSVCLQDEHSLHEIKEVREKAGLVVAFGSCAATGCFTRYSRGGQQAQPAHESFVPIADVVNVDLSIPGCPPSPEIIAKTVVAVLNNDMDYLQPMMDLVGYTEACGCDLQLKIVNQALCIGCGTCAMACQTRALDMTDGRPELNSDRCVKCGVCYIQCPRSWWPMERIKKDTGL
- the frhD gene encoding coenzyme F420-reducing hydrogenase, FrhD protein; the protein is MPYDAEILVVGCGNVLFEDDGFGPRVIETLQEYFKEHELPENTMLVDAGTSAPHFIFSLPHESWKKLIVVDVVNSGAEPGTVRRFEVTELPRGRYDDAHSWSVEEPLHELSKKCEVFVIGCQPESVSAPDVKMGLTESVEEAVPRAIKIILKEIGV